The bacterium genome includes a region encoding these proteins:
- a CDS encoding FdhF/YdeP family oxidoreductase encodes MDHRIKNSSLKRLWDPRTWVSLSPNGIGKTKPNHFLDMAKIVWENRSNLRYAWRVLSKGVCDGCALGVAGFHDWTIESTHLCMVRLKLLRLNTAPALDYKLLEDVERLKRMDNRELRELGRLPYPMIRKKGEQGFARISWNQAYEHIAEKIRVTDPKRLAFYLTSRGITNEVYYVAQKVARFLGTNNVDNSARICHSPSTVALKSTIGAAATTCSYTDWFKTDLIVFFGSNAANDQPVTMKYLYYAKKNGTKVVCVNPYREPGMENYWVPSVTESALFGTKITDEFFLVHTGGDIAFINGVIKWMIAENWLDNNFIKNYSSGFSDLKNYLENESWENLEKYSGLSRVRMKDFAALMHKAKRAVLVWSMGITQHSCGSDSVRAIVNLGLTKGFVGREGCGLMPIRGHSGVQGGAEVGAYATVFPGGKLVTPESAAELSEKYGFKVPEQRGLTAVEMIDAASENKIDILYQVGGNFLEVLPDPVFVKNAINKIPLRIHQDIILTNQMLMEPNEAVLLLPAKTRYEQRDGGTETTTERRIIFSPQIEGNDIGETKSEWEILMELAEHVLPEQKNHIDFESGWKIRDEIARIIPMYDGIQDLKKSGDHVQWGGIRLCDGWKFPTANNKANFTLVKPKELNLGPNQFLVSTRRGKQFNSMVQDNKDPLTGAERDAVLISAEDAENLRLQNGDAVTLSNKGGTFKGRIKISSITPKNLQVHWPEGNILLQRGVLDPEVLIPDFNSIVEIRMP; translated from the coding sequence ATTTTCTGGACATGGCAAAAATAGTCTGGGAAAACAGGAGTAATCTGCGTTATGCTTGGCGCGTACTTTCCAAAGGCGTTTGTGACGGTTGTGCGCTGGGAGTAGCAGGATTTCACGACTGGACCATTGAAAGTACGCATTTGTGTATGGTGCGATTGAAGTTACTCCGGCTCAACACCGCGCCGGCGCTGGATTACAAACTATTGGAAGATGTGGAACGATTAAAAAGAATGGACAACAGGGAGTTACGTGAACTCGGACGTCTGCCGTACCCAATGATCCGCAAAAAAGGTGAACAGGGATTTGCGCGAATTTCCTGGAATCAAGCATACGAGCATATTGCAGAGAAAATTCGTGTGACCGATCCAAAACGCCTTGCGTTTTATCTTACGTCGCGCGGTATTACCAATGAAGTGTACTACGTTGCGCAAAAAGTGGCGCGGTTTCTTGGGACAAATAACGTCGATAACTCAGCGCGCATCTGTCATTCGCCGAGCACGGTTGCGCTGAAATCTACGATTGGCGCGGCGGCGACGACGTGCAGTTATACCGATTGGTTCAAGACCGATCTGATCGTTTTCTTCGGATCCAATGCGGCGAACGATCAGCCCGTAACGATGAAATATTTATATTATGCGAAGAAGAACGGAACGAAGGTCGTATGCGTCAACCCCTATCGCGAACCCGGAATGGAGAATTACTGGGTTCCGTCGGTAACCGAAAGCGCATTATTCGGAACCAAGATTACGGACGAATTTTTTCTCGTTCATACCGGCGGCGACATCGCTTTTATCAATGGCGTAATCAAATGGATGATCGCAGAGAATTGGCTTGATAACAACTTTATCAAGAATTATTCCTCTGGTTTTTCTGATCTGAAAAATTATCTGGAGAATGAATCGTGGGAAAACCTTGAAAAGTATTCCGGCCTTTCACGTGTCCGCATGAAAGATTTTGCCGCTCTGATGCATAAAGCAAAAAGAGCCGTTTTGGTATGGAGCATGGGCATTACGCAGCATTCCTGCGGAAGCGACAGCGTTCGCGCTATCGTCAACCTTGGACTAACCAAGGGATTTGTCGGACGCGAAGGATGCGGTTTGATGCCGATTCGCGGCCATTCCGGCGTTCAGGGCGGCGCGGAAGTTGGAGCTTATGCAACGGTTTTTCCGGGTGGCAAACTTGTTACTCCGGAAAGCGCAGCGGAATTATCAGAAAAATACGGCTTCAAAGTTCCGGAACAGCGGGGACTTACTGCCGTGGAAATGATCGACGCCGCTTCAGAAAACAAGATTGACATACTTTATCAGGTTGGCGGAAACTTTCTTGAGGTATTGCCCGATCCTGTTTTTGTTAAGAACGCGATAAATAAGATTCCGCTGCGAATTCATCAAGACATTATTCTCACCAATCAAATGTTGATGGAGCCTAATGAGGCGGTGCTGCTGCTCCCGGCGAAGACACGGTACGAACAGCGCGACGGCGGAACGGAAACAACGACCGAAAGGCGGATCATATTCAGCCCGCAGATCGAGGGAAATGATATCGGCGAAACTAAGAGCGAATGGGAAATTTTGATGGAACTGGCTGAACATGTACTACCCGAGCAAAAAAATCACATTGACTTTGAGTCCGGATGGAAGATTCGAGATGAAATCGCAAGAATAATTCCGATGTATGACGGCATTCAAGACCTGAAGAAAAGCGGCGATCATGTGCAGTGGGGCGGAATCAGGCTCTGCGACGGCTGGAAATTTCCAACGGCAAACAATAAAGCCAATTTCACGTTGGTTAAACCAAAGGAACTTAATCTGGGCCCAAATCAATTTCTGGTTTCAACGCGCCGGGGAAAGCAGTTTAACAGCATGGTTCAAGACAACAAGGATCCATTGACCGGCGCGGAACGCGACGCGGTGTTGATCAGCGCAGAAGATGCGGAAAATCTTCGTTTACAAAACGGGGATGCAGTTACACTAAGCAACAAAGGCGGTACATTCAAAGGAAGAATCAAAATTTCATCGATTACCCCGAAAAATTTACAAGTGCATTGGCCAGAAGGTAATATTTTACTGCAACGCGGCGTGCTTGATCCTGAGGTTTTGATACCGGATTTTAATTCAATTGTGGAAATCAGGATGCCTTAA